In a genomic window of Carettochelys insculpta isolate YL-2023 chromosome 19, ASM3395843v1, whole genome shotgun sequence:
- the RABGEF1 gene encoding rab5 GDP/GTP exchange factor isoform X3, whose translation MSLKSERRGIHLDQSELLCKKGCGYYGNPAWQGFCSKCWREEYHKARQKQIQEDWELAERLQREEEEAYASSQGTQGAQSLTFSKFEEKKTNEKTRKVTTVKKFFSASSRTGAKKEIQEAKAPSPSINRQTSIETDRASKEFIEFLKTYHKTGQDIYKQCKMFLDAMHRKRELSIEEQSECAQDFYQNVAEKLQTRCKVSPEKVEKVMDQIEKYIMTRLYKYVFCPETTDDEKKDLVVQKRIRALHWVTPQMLCVPVNEEIPEVSDMVVKAITDIIEMDSKRVPRDKLACITQCSKHIFNAIKITKNEPASADDFLPTLIYIVLKGNPPRLQSNIQYITRFCNPSRLMTGEDGYYFTNLCCAVAFIEKLDAHSLNLSQEDFDRYMSGQTSPKKQESENWSSDTCLGVKQMYKNLDLLSQLNERQERIVSEAKKLEKDLIDWTDGITKEVQNIVEKFPLEIKPKNQPLAAIDSENVENDKLPPPLQPQVYAG comes from the exons ATGAGCCTTAAGTCTGAACGCAGAGGAATTCACCTTGATCAGTCAGAGTTACTGTGCAAGAAAGGATGTGGTTACTATGGAAACCCTGCTTGGCAGGGCTTCTGCTCCAAGTGCTGGAGAGAAGAGTACCATAAGGCAAGGCAGAAACAGATCCAGGaggactgggagctggcagagcg ACTTCAGCGTGAAGAGGAAGAAGCCTATGCTAGTAGTCAGGGTACACAAGGAGCACAGTCGCTCACCTTTTCTAAGTTtgaggagaagaaaaccaatgaaAAGACACGCAAGGTGACCACTGTGAAGAAATTCTTCAGTGCATCTTCCAGAACAGGAGCTAAGAAGG AGATTCAGGAAGCTAAGGCTCCTAGCCCTTCTATAAACAGGCAGACCAGCATTGAGACAGATCGAGCATCCAAGGAGTTTATAGAGTTTCTCAAGACCTATCATAAAACTGGTCAAGACATTTATAAGCAGTGCAAAATGTTTTTGGATGCAATGCATCGGAAAAGG GAATTAAGTATTGAGGAACAATCTGAATGTGCCCAGGACTTCTATCAAAATGTAGCAGAAAAATTACAAACCCGTTGTAAAG TTTCCCCAGAAAAAGTTGAGAAAGTAATGGACCAGATAGAAAAATACATCATGACTCGATTGTATAAATATGTTTTCTGCCCTGAAACAACTGATGATGAGAAGAAGGATCTGGTTGTCCAAAAGAGAATCAG GGCTTTACACTGGGTTACTCCACAAATGCTGTGTGTTCCTGTTaatgaagaaattccagaagtCTCTGATATGGTTGTCAAAGCAATTACAG ATATTATTGAAATGGATTCAAAACGTGTCCCTCGTGATAAGCTAGCGTGCATCACCCAGTGCAGCAAACACATCTTCAACGCTATAAAAATCACGAAAAATGAACCGGCTTCTGCTGATGACTTCTTACCAACGCTAATATATATTGTTTTGAAGGGAAACCCACCCCGTCTGCAGTCCAACATCCAGTATATAACCCGCTTCTGTAATCCAAGCAGGTTAATGACCGGAGAGGATGGCTATTATTTCACTAATCTG TGCTGTGCAGTGGCCTTCATCGAAAAGCTGGATGCTCACTCTTTAAATCTAAGCCAGGAGGATTTTGATCGCTACATGTCAGGCCAAACTTCTCCGAAGAAACAAGAATCTGAAAACTGGTCATCTGATACGTGCCTAGGTGTTAAACAGATGTATAAGAACTTAGACCTCCTGTCTCAATTGAATGAGAGACAGGAAAGAATTGTCAGTGAAGCCAAGAAGCTTGAGAAAGACCTCATAGATTGGACTGATGGAATTACTAAGGAAGTCCAAAATATTGTTGAAAAATTTCCATtggaaataaaaccaaaaaatCAGCCCTTAGCTGCAATTGActctgaaaatgtagaaaatgatAAATTGCCCCCACCACTGCAGCCTCAGGTTTATGCTGGATGA
- the RABGEF1 gene encoding rab5 GDP/GTP exchange factor isoform X1: MSLKSERRGIHLDQSELLCKKGCGYYGNPAWQGFCSKCWREEYHKARQKQIQEDWELAERLQREEEEAYASSQGTQGAQSLTFSKFEEKKTNEKTRKVTTVKKFFSASSRTGAKKVAQERNLKQGQLGRERNADNILRDLKEIFTPSWELAFPTEAEIQEAKAPSPSINRQTSIETDRASKEFIEFLKTYHKTGQDIYKQCKMFLDAMHRKRELSIEEQSECAQDFYQNVAEKLQTRCKVSPEKVEKVMDQIEKYIMTRLYKYVFCPETTDDEKKDLVVQKRIRALHWVTPQMLCVPVNEEIPEVSDMVVKAITDIIEMDSKRVPRDKLACITQCSKHIFNAIKITKNEPASADDFLPTLIYIVLKGNPPRLQSNIQYITRFCNPSRLMTGEDGYYFTNLCCAVAFIEKLDAHSLNLSQEDFDRYMSGQTSPKKQESENWSSDTCLGVKQMYKNLDLLSQLNERQERIVSEAKKLEKDLIDWTDGITKEVQNIVEKFPLEIKPKNQPLAAIDSENVENDKLPPPLQPQVYAG; the protein is encoded by the exons ATGAGCCTTAAGTCTGAACGCAGAGGAATTCACCTTGATCAGTCAGAGTTACTGTGCAAGAAAGGATGTGGTTACTATGGAAACCCTGCTTGGCAGGGCTTCTGCTCCAAGTGCTGGAGAGAAGAGTACCATAAGGCAAGGCAGAAACAGATCCAGGaggactgggagctggcagagcg ACTTCAGCGTGAAGAGGAAGAAGCCTATGCTAGTAGTCAGGGTACACAAGGAGCACAGTCGCTCACCTTTTCTAAGTTtgaggagaagaaaaccaatgaaAAGACACGCAAGGTGACCACTGTGAAGAAATTCTTCAGTGCATCTTCCAGAACAGGAGCTAAGAAGG TGGCTCAAGAGAGAAACCTTAAGCAAGGACAGCTTGGGAGGGAGCGAAATGCTGATAACATTCTCAGGGACTTGAAGGAGATTTTTACTCCCTCCTGGGAGCTGGCTTTCCCTACTGAAG CAGAGATTCAGGAAGCTAAGGCTCCTAGCCCTTCTATAAACAGGCAGACCAGCATTGAGACAGATCGAGCATCCAAGGAGTTTATAGAGTTTCTCAAGACCTATCATAAAACTGGTCAAGACATTTATAAGCAGTGCAAAATGTTTTTGGATGCAATGCATCGGAAAAGG GAATTAAGTATTGAGGAACAATCTGAATGTGCCCAGGACTTCTATCAAAATGTAGCAGAAAAATTACAAACCCGTTGTAAAG TTTCCCCAGAAAAAGTTGAGAAAGTAATGGACCAGATAGAAAAATACATCATGACTCGATTGTATAAATATGTTTTCTGCCCTGAAACAACTGATGATGAGAAGAAGGATCTGGTTGTCCAAAAGAGAATCAG GGCTTTACACTGGGTTACTCCACAAATGCTGTGTGTTCCTGTTaatgaagaaattccagaagtCTCTGATATGGTTGTCAAAGCAATTACAG ATATTATTGAAATGGATTCAAAACGTGTCCCTCGTGATAAGCTAGCGTGCATCACCCAGTGCAGCAAACACATCTTCAACGCTATAAAAATCACGAAAAATGAACCGGCTTCTGCTGATGACTTCTTACCAACGCTAATATATATTGTTTTGAAGGGAAACCCACCCCGTCTGCAGTCCAACATCCAGTATATAACCCGCTTCTGTAATCCAAGCAGGTTAATGACCGGAGAGGATGGCTATTATTTCACTAATCTG TGCTGTGCAGTGGCCTTCATCGAAAAGCTGGATGCTCACTCTTTAAATCTAAGCCAGGAGGATTTTGATCGCTACATGTCAGGCCAAACTTCTCCGAAGAAACAAGAATCTGAAAACTGGTCATCTGATACGTGCCTAGGTGTTAAACAGATGTATAAGAACTTAGACCTCCTGTCTCAATTGAATGAGAGACAGGAAAGAATTGTCAGTGAAGCCAAGAAGCTTGAGAAAGACCTCATAGATTGGACTGATGGAATTACTAAGGAAGTCCAAAATATTGTTGAAAAATTTCCATtggaaataaaaccaaaaaatCAGCCCTTAGCTGCAATTGActctgaaaatgtagaaaatgatAAATTGCCCCCACCACTGCAGCCTCAGGTTTATGCTGGATGA
- the RABGEF1 gene encoding rab5 GDP/GTP exchange factor isoform X2: MSLKSERRGIHLDQSELLCKKGCGYYGNPAWQGFCSKCWREEYHKARQKQIQEDWELAERLQREEEEAYASSQGTQGAQSLTFSKFEEKKTNEKTRKVTTVKKFFSASSRTGAKKAEIQEAKAPSPSINRQTSIETDRASKEFIEFLKTYHKTGQDIYKQCKMFLDAMHRKRELSIEEQSECAQDFYQNVAEKLQTRCKVSPEKVEKVMDQIEKYIMTRLYKYVFCPETTDDEKKDLVVQKRIRALHWVTPQMLCVPVNEEIPEVSDMVVKAITDIIEMDSKRVPRDKLACITQCSKHIFNAIKITKNEPASADDFLPTLIYIVLKGNPPRLQSNIQYITRFCNPSRLMTGEDGYYFTNLCCAVAFIEKLDAHSLNLSQEDFDRYMSGQTSPKKQESENWSSDTCLGVKQMYKNLDLLSQLNERQERIVSEAKKLEKDLIDWTDGITKEVQNIVEKFPLEIKPKNQPLAAIDSENVENDKLPPPLQPQVYAG; this comes from the exons ATGAGCCTTAAGTCTGAACGCAGAGGAATTCACCTTGATCAGTCAGAGTTACTGTGCAAGAAAGGATGTGGTTACTATGGAAACCCTGCTTGGCAGGGCTTCTGCTCCAAGTGCTGGAGAGAAGAGTACCATAAGGCAAGGCAGAAACAGATCCAGGaggactgggagctggcagagcg ACTTCAGCGTGAAGAGGAAGAAGCCTATGCTAGTAGTCAGGGTACACAAGGAGCACAGTCGCTCACCTTTTCTAAGTTtgaggagaagaaaaccaatgaaAAGACACGCAAGGTGACCACTGTGAAGAAATTCTTCAGTGCATCTTCCAGAACAGGAGCTAAGAAGG CAGAGATTCAGGAAGCTAAGGCTCCTAGCCCTTCTATAAACAGGCAGACCAGCATTGAGACAGATCGAGCATCCAAGGAGTTTATAGAGTTTCTCAAGACCTATCATAAAACTGGTCAAGACATTTATAAGCAGTGCAAAATGTTTTTGGATGCAATGCATCGGAAAAGG GAATTAAGTATTGAGGAACAATCTGAATGTGCCCAGGACTTCTATCAAAATGTAGCAGAAAAATTACAAACCCGTTGTAAAG TTTCCCCAGAAAAAGTTGAGAAAGTAATGGACCAGATAGAAAAATACATCATGACTCGATTGTATAAATATGTTTTCTGCCCTGAAACAACTGATGATGAGAAGAAGGATCTGGTTGTCCAAAAGAGAATCAG GGCTTTACACTGGGTTACTCCACAAATGCTGTGTGTTCCTGTTaatgaagaaattccagaagtCTCTGATATGGTTGTCAAAGCAATTACAG ATATTATTGAAATGGATTCAAAACGTGTCCCTCGTGATAAGCTAGCGTGCATCACCCAGTGCAGCAAACACATCTTCAACGCTATAAAAATCACGAAAAATGAACCGGCTTCTGCTGATGACTTCTTACCAACGCTAATATATATTGTTTTGAAGGGAAACCCACCCCGTCTGCAGTCCAACATCCAGTATATAACCCGCTTCTGTAATCCAAGCAGGTTAATGACCGGAGAGGATGGCTATTATTTCACTAATCTG TGCTGTGCAGTGGCCTTCATCGAAAAGCTGGATGCTCACTCTTTAAATCTAAGCCAGGAGGATTTTGATCGCTACATGTCAGGCCAAACTTCTCCGAAGAAACAAGAATCTGAAAACTGGTCATCTGATACGTGCCTAGGTGTTAAACAGATGTATAAGAACTTAGACCTCCTGTCTCAATTGAATGAGAGACAGGAAAGAATTGTCAGTGAAGCCAAGAAGCTTGAGAAAGACCTCATAGATTGGACTGATGGAATTACTAAGGAAGTCCAAAATATTGTTGAAAAATTTCCATtggaaataaaaccaaaaaatCAGCCCTTAGCTGCAATTGActctgaaaatgtagaaaatgatAAATTGCCCCCACCACTGCAGCCTCAGGTTTATGCTGGATGA